Below is a genomic region from Candidatus Woesearchaeota archaeon.
GTTGTCTTTAATAAGCTGCTCCACTCTCCGGATATCTTGCTCCTGAACTTCGCCATTCCACCGCGAAGAATTATTTAAAGATGCATTTTTTGGCATTTAGCTCACCATTTTCATTTTTGTAATTTATTAAGCTCTTCTGACTCGCCGCCAATTGCAGCAACGCCCCTCTCTCCAGTTCTTATCCTTATGCAGTCTTCAAGGTCCACTATAAAAATCTTTCCATCGCCAACCTTGCCTTCTTTGCCATTAGTTCTTGCTCCTTTTGTAATTGCTTTAACTGTTTTTTCAACATAGCTTTCATTTACTGCGATAAGCAGCATAACTTTCCTGTGCAATTCCACTTCTTCAATAACTCCCCTATATTCCTCTATAAACCCCTTTTGCTGGCCGCAGCCCCTTACGTCTATCACAGTCATCATATGGATTTTTTCCTTAAACAGCTCTTCTTTTACATCCCTTAGTTTTTCCGGCCTCACTATAGCGATTATTAATTTCATTTTTCACCACTCTAATCATTTGCAGCTGATATCGGGAAATCAGCATAGGCTTCTGCATTGTGCTCTGACAAGTCCAGGCCTTTAAGCTCGTCTTCTTTGCTTACCCTTAATCCAATTATCATATCTATCAGCTTAAAAAACAAAAGCATGCTTCCTAAAACAAATACCGCTACACTAACCACTCCAACAAGCTGGCTAATAAGCTGGCCAAATCCGCCTCCAAAAAATAGCCCGTTAACTCCGCCAAATTCTTTTTGCGCAAACAAGCCAACTGCCAAAGTTCCCCATACTCCATTAACTGCATGGCATGATACAGCGCCTACAGGGTCATCTACCTTAATTCTGTCAAAAAATGCTACTGCAAGAACATATAATATGCCTCCTATTGCCCCTATTATTATTGAGCTTGCTGGACTGACATTCGCAGTTCCGGCAGTTATCGCAACTAATCCGCCTAGTGTTGCCCCTAATGTTAATCCAACATCCGGCTTTTTATATTTTATCCATGTAAAAATCATTGCGCTTACTGCAGCAGCGCATGCTGCCAAAGTAGTTGTAACTGCAATTGCTGCAATGCTCCAGTTATTTGCAGATAATGTTGAGCCTGGGTTAAAGCCATACCATCCAAACCACAAAAGGAAAACTCCTAAAGCTGCCAAAGTCATTGAATGCCCTTTTATTGGCTTGATTGTCTTGCCTATATATTTCCCTATTCTTGGGCCTAATATGATTGTTCCAGCCAAACCAGCATATCCTCCAACGCTATGCACAACTGTTGAGCCTGCAAAATCTATAAATGGCATTGGCAGTTTGCTCAGCCAGCCGCCACCCCATATCCAATGGCCCACCAAAGGGTAGATTAGTGCTGTAATAAATACAGTATAAAATATATACCCAATAAATTTAATCCTCTCGGCAACTGCCCCGCTCACTATTGTTGCTGCTGTTGCTGCAAAAACAACCTGGAACATCCAAAAGGCATACTGCCACATATCAGTTCCTCCAAAAAAGAAGTTGGTTTTGCCAAAAAATAAATTTCCAACTCCAAACATTAACCCAAAGCCAATAGCCCAGTATGCTAGCGCGCCACAGCAAAAATCCAAAAGGTTTTTCATCATTATATTACAGGCGTTCTTTGCCCTTGTAAAGCCAGTTTCAACCATTGCAAATCCTGCCTGCATCATAAACACCAAAAATGCAGCTATCAAGACCCAAACAAAATCAATAGACTTTGCTGTCTTTTCCAATGTTATTTCTTGCGCAAAGGCGTATGAAGGCAGGAGAACAATAAAAAGAGAGCAGATAATTGCGCCAATCAGTATTTTTACGGTTAATTTTTCTTTTATCACATCAATCCCCTTTTTGATGAAATCTGAAAAATTTCAGATGTTTATATACTTTTTCATCAGATTATTAAACAAAAAGCTAAAAATATCAGAAAAATTTAAATATATGTTTAGTTATATCATAAAAAATAAACGAAAAATAAACAAATGTCAAACTCAAAAATTGGGCTGGATAATGTAGATAAAGAGATAATAAACATCCTGATAACCGACCCCAGATTGTCATACCGGGAAATAGCAAAAGCCGTAAAAGTTTCAGCTGCTACTGCAATGAACAGGATAAGAAAACTGGAAAAAGAGAAAGTAATTAAACGGTATACAACAATACTGGATTATGATGAGATCGGCTTTGACGTTGAGGTTTTAATTGAAATAAGGATATCCAAGGGAAAATTATTTGAAGTCGAGAAAAAAATAGCCAGCCACCCCAATGTATTTGCCGTTTACGATATTACCGGGGATTTTGATGCCTCCATCTTGGCCAGATTCAAAAACAGGAAGGAAATGGACAGCTTTCTTAAAAAGATACAGACGTATGATTTTGTAGAGAGAACATTCACAAAATTCATTCTTCATACGATCATGGAAAAAGAAATCAGCCTGTAATTTTATTTGTCAAAACAAAAATGTTTATAAACTACCTTGCTCACATTCAAAGCCATGTTAGAAGAGCTTTATTCGCTTGATTTTATTGAAAGGCATTCTATAATCGCATTTGTAATGGGTCTTGCCTATTCTGTGATCGGCATTGGAGCTGCCCTTATCCTGTTTCCTGAGGATCCTGCTATTGTTGCTGTGGCATTTACATCAATAATGATGCTGCCTACATTGAGGAAATTGCTGAAGCGCGAGGAAGAAAATGAGAGCAAGAAAGAAGGCTTCAGCTTGTTTGGATTTTTCTTTGAGCATAAGGCCCTGTTCAAGGTCTACACATTTTTATTTTTAGGCATTTTACTGTCATTCTCGATTTTTGCCTTGATTCTGCCGAGCCTTGCAACAAACCACATCTTCAGGAATCAAATAGGCGTGCTTTATGGAGCTACAGCCGGCGGAGCAATATTCAGCTCAGGCTTGTTTAAAGACATTTTTTTCAACAATCTCGGCGTTTTAATATTGTGCTTTATCGCTGCCTTTATCTTTGGCGATGGAGCAATCTTCCTGCTCACTTGGAATGCCTCTGTGTGGGGCACAATATTTGGGAATCTGGCTAAAACAGCTGCCTTGAATGCGGGCCAGAATCCGTTCA
It encodes:
- the amt gene encoding ammonium transporter: MIKEKLTVKILIGAIICSLFIVLLPSYAFAQEITLEKTAKSIDFVWVLIAAFLVFMMQAGFAMVETGFTRAKNACNIMMKNLLDFCCGALAYWAIGFGLMFGVGNLFFGKTNFFFGGTDMWQYAFWMFQVVFAATAATIVSGAVAERIKFIGYIFYTVFITALIYPLVGHWIWGGGWLSKLPMPFIDFAGSTVVHSVGGYAGLAGTIILGPRIGKYIGKTIKPIKGHSMTLAALGVFLLWFGWYGFNPGSTLSANNWSIAAIAVTTTLAACAAAVSAMIFTWIKYKKPDVGLTLGATLGGLVAITAGTANVSPASSIIIGAIGGILYVLAVAFFDRIKVDDPVGAVSCHAVNGVWGTLAVGLFAQKEFGGVNGLFFGGGFGQLISQLVGVVSVAVFVLGSMLLFFKLIDMIIGLRVSKEDELKGLDLSEHNAEAYADFPISAAND
- a CDS encoding Lrp/AsnC family transcriptional regulator, with the protein product MSNSKIGLDNVDKEIINILITDPRLSYREIAKAVKVSAATAMNRIRKLEKEKVIKRYTTILDYDEIGFDVEVLIEIRISKGKLFEVEKKIASHPNVFAVYDITGDFDASILARFKNRKEMDSFLKKIQTYDFVERTFTKFILHTIMEKEISL
- a CDS encoding stage II sporulation protein M, with the translated sequence MLEELYSLDFIERHSIIAFVMGLAYSVIGIGAALILFPEDPAIVAVAFTSIMMLPTLRKLLKREEENESKKEGFSLFGFFFEHKALFKVYTFLFLGILLSFSIFALILPSLATNHIFRNQIGVLYGATAGGAIFSSGLFKDIFFNNLGVLILCFIAAFIFGDGAIFLLTWNASVWGTIFGNLAKTAALNAGQNPFIYFIVVFVVVFPHMILEAFSYFCSASAGGIISKAIVKESFFSEKFLRIIKNTLILFVFAVIVLVIAVSIETYVLGNVEVYKIIIQRSFL
- a CDS encoding P-II family nitrogen regulator produces the protein MKLIIAIVRPEKLRDVKEELFKEKIHMMTVIDVRGCGQQKGFIEEYRGVIEEVELHRKVMLLIAVNESYVEKTVKAITKGARTNGKEGKVGDGKIFIVDLEDCIRIRTGERGVAAIGGESEELNKLQK